Proteins from one Bradyrhizobium amphicarpaeae genomic window:
- a CDS encoding RNA pyrophosphohydrolase, with the protein MTNEKPYRPNVGIALFNADGRVLIGHRFKGDGPEIILPGLDWQMPQGGVDEGENLRDAAMRELWEETSVKSATYLGETDWLTYEFPPYDGPQTHRLAKFRGQRQKWFALRFTGKDDEIDPLTPRNGQPAEFDAWRWERLDRVAEIVVPFRREVYRAVAGQFATFAN; encoded by the coding sequence GTGACGAATGAAAAGCCCTACCGCCCCAACGTCGGGATCGCGCTCTTCAATGCCGATGGCCGGGTGCTGATCGGTCACCGCTTCAAGGGTGACGGGCCCGAGATCATCCTGCCGGGCCTCGACTGGCAGATGCCGCAGGGCGGCGTCGACGAGGGCGAGAATTTGCGCGATGCCGCGATGCGCGAGCTCTGGGAGGAGACCAGCGTCAAGAGCGCAACCTATCTCGGCGAGACCGACTGGCTCACCTACGAATTCCCGCCTTACGACGGCCCGCAGACGCACCGCCTGGCGAAATTTCGCGGCCAGCGGCAGAAATGGTTCGCGCTGCGCTTCACCGGCAAGGATGACGAGATCGACCCGCTGACGCCGCGCAACGGCCAGCCGGCCGAGTTCGACGCCTGGCGCTGGGAGCGACTGGATCGTGTCGCCGAAATCGTGGTGCCGTTCCGGCGTGAGGTTTATCGCGCGGTGGCCGGGCAGTTCGCGACCTTCGCGAACTGA
- a CDS encoding F0F1 ATP synthase subunit delta, with protein sequence MAAEDTSVSGVSGRYATALFDLARDQKVVDEVKADLEKFEALLNESADLRRLVRSPVFAAEAQSRALSAVLAKAGIAGISANFLKVLTANRRLFVVTDVIRAYRALVARFKGEVTADVTVAEALSDKNLDALKVALKSVTGKDVALNVNVDPSIIGGLVVKLGSRMIDSSLRTKLNSIKHAMKEAG encoded by the coding sequence GTGGCTGCAGAAGATACGTCCGTTTCCGGTGTGTCCGGCCGTTATGCAACGGCCTTGTTCGATCTGGCCCGCGACCAGAAAGTGGTCGACGAGGTCAAGGCCGATCTCGAGAAATTCGAGGCCCTGCTGAACGAGAGCGCCGACCTGAGGCGCCTGGTCCGCAGCCCGGTTTTCGCGGCCGAGGCCCAGTCCAGGGCCCTTTCGGCCGTGCTGGCCAAGGCCGGCATCGCCGGCATCTCCGCCAATTTCCTGAAAGTCCTGACCGCCAATCGCCGCCTGTTCGTGGTGACCGACGTCATTCGCGCCTACCGCGCCCTGGTCGCCAGGTTCAAGGGCGAGGTGACGGCCGACGTCACTGTGGCGGAAGCGCTTTCGGACAAGAATCTCGACGCCCTCAAGGTTGCCCTGAAGTCGGTGACCGGCAAGGACGTCGCGCTCAACGTGAATGTCGATCCCTCGATCATCGGTGGCCTCGTCGTCAAGCTCGGCAGCCGCATGATCGATAGTTCGCTTCGCACCAAACTCAATTCGATCAAGCACGCGATGAAAGAGGCAGGCTGA
- the atpD gene encoding F0F1 ATP synthase subunit beta produces the protein MATAATQVGRVTQVMGAVVDVQFQGHLPAILNSLETKNGNIRLVLEVAQHLGESTVRTIAMDVTEGLVRGQEVTDTGQPIRVPVGEGTLGRIINVIGEPIDEAGPVKAESMRPIHQDAPSYTDQSTEAEILVTGIKVVDLLAPYAKGGKIGLFGGAGVGKTVLIQELINNVAKAHGGYSVFAGVGERTREGNDLYHEFIESKVNADPKNPDPSVKSKCALVFGQMNEPPGARARVALTGLTIAEDFRDKGQDVLFFVDNIFRFTQAGSEVSALLGRIPSAVGYQPTLATDMGALQERITTTQKGSITSVQAIYVPADDLTDPAPATSFAHLDATTTLSRSIAEKGIYPAVDPLDSTSRMLSPLVVGEEHYAVARQVQQVLQRYKALQDIIAILGMDELSEEDKLAVARARKIERFMSQPFHVAEIFTGSPGKFVELADTIKGFKGLVEGKYDHLPEAAFYMVGTIEEAVEKGKKLAAEAA, from the coding sequence ATGGCTACAGCAGCTACCCAGGTCGGTCGCGTTACCCAGGTGATGGGCGCCGTCGTCGACGTTCAGTTCCAGGGCCACCTCCCGGCCATTCTCAATTCGCTGGAAACCAAGAACGGCAACATCCGCCTCGTGCTGGAAGTTGCGCAGCATCTCGGTGAGTCCACCGTGCGCACGATCGCGATGGACGTGACCGAAGGTCTGGTGCGCGGCCAGGAAGTGACCGACACCGGCCAGCCGATCCGCGTTCCCGTCGGCGAAGGCACGCTCGGCCGCATCATCAACGTCATCGGCGAGCCGATCGACGAAGCCGGCCCGGTCAAGGCCGAAAGTATGCGTCCCATCCACCAGGACGCGCCGAGCTACACCGACCAGTCGACCGAAGCCGAAATTCTGGTCACCGGCATCAAGGTCGTCGACCTCCTGGCTCCGTATGCGAAGGGCGGCAAGATCGGCCTGTTCGGCGGCGCCGGCGTCGGCAAGACCGTGCTGATTCAGGAGCTGATCAACAATGTCGCGAAGGCGCACGGCGGCTACTCCGTGTTCGCCGGCGTCGGCGAGCGTACCCGCGAAGGCAACGACCTCTATCACGAGTTCATCGAATCCAAGGTCAACGCCGATCCGAAGAATCCGGATCCGAGCGTGAAGTCGAAGTGCGCGCTGGTGTTCGGCCAGATGAACGAGCCGCCCGGCGCCCGCGCCCGCGTCGCGCTCACCGGTCTGACCATCGCGGAAGACTTCCGCGACAAGGGCCAGGACGTGCTGTTCTTCGTCGACAACATCTTCCGCTTCACGCAGGCGGGCTCGGAAGTGTCGGCGCTCTTGGGTCGTATTCCTTCGGCGGTCGGTTATCAGCCGACGCTCGCCACCGACATGGGCGCGCTGCAGGAGCGCATCACCACCACGCAGAAGGGTTCGATCACCTCGGTGCAGGCCATCTACGTTCCGGCCGACGACTTGACCGACCCGGCGCCCGCGACCTCGTTCGCGCATTTGGACGCGACCACCACGCTGTCGCGCTCGATCGCTGAAAAGGGCATCTATCCGGCGGTGGATCCGCTCGACTCGACCTCGCGCATGCTCTCCCCGCTGGTCGTCGGCGAGGAGCACTACGCGGTCGCTCGTCAGGTCCAGCAGGTGCTGCAGCGCTACAAGGCGCTCCAGGACATCATCGCCATTCTCGGCATGGACGAGCTTTCGGAAGAGGACAAGCTGGCGGTGGCCCGTGCTCGCAAGATCGAGCGCTTCATGTCGCAGCCGTTCCACGTCGCCGAAATCTTCACGGGATCGCCGGGCAAGTTCGTCGAGCTCGCCGACACCATCAAGGGCTTCAAGGGCCTGGTGGAAGGCAAGTACGACCACCTGCCCGAGGCCGCCTTCTACATGGTCGGCACGATCGAGGAAGCCGTCGAGAAGGGCAAGAAGCTGGCGGCGGAAGCGGCCTAA
- a CDS encoding primosomal protein N', producing MDHTPRSTAAPTHATGMVDVLVPVALDQTYSYKVPRGMELKAGDLVGVPLGAREVLAVVWGENANPDPRLHNRLKEVSEKLDIPPLKPELRSVVDWVANYTLSPRGMVLRMCLRMGENLGPERVRPGVRLVGDPPKRLTPARARLIEVLSDRLLHGKSEAAKEAGVSAGVIDGLVDEGTLTVEPMPPPAPPPSPDPDFGRPDFSPLQRAGVDAMRALAANGSFHVALLDGVTGSGKTEVYFEAVAETIRRGGQSLILMPEIALTGQFLDRFAQRFGARPIEWHSELTPRTRARNWAAISAGTAPVVVGARSALFLPYANLGLIVVDEEHDQAYKQDEGVHYHARDMAVVRGHIARIPVVLASATPSVESEVNARKNRYQRIALPSRFGGQHMPHIEAIDLRREPPARGRYISPRLAFEIRKAIERREQALLFLNRRGYAPLTLCRACGHRFACTICDAWLVDHRFRQRLVCHHCGFSMPRPHLCPNCSAEESLVAVGPGVERLQEEAAALFPDARTMVLSSDLITSIETMRSELAEIAEGRVDIIIGTQLVAKGHNFPRLNLVGVVDADLGLSNGDPRAAERTWQLLNQVIGRAGREQGRGIGYLQTHQPDHPVMKALIACDREAFYDSEIDLRERTLYPPFGRLASLIISAGDRPSAEGLGRRIVALAPRDERVVVLGPAEAPLAVIKGRYRFRILVKSARGFDLSDYLRNWLAACPKPTGNQKLEVDVDPQSFL from the coding sequence ATGGATCACACGCCGCGCAGCACCGCCGCCCCCACCCACGCGACCGGCATGGTCGACGTGCTGGTGCCGGTCGCGCTCGACCAGACCTATTCCTACAAGGTGCCGCGCGGGATGGAGCTGAAGGCGGGCGATCTCGTCGGCGTGCCGCTCGGCGCGCGCGAGGTGCTGGCCGTGGTCTGGGGGGAGAACGCCAATCCCGATCCGCGCCTGCATAACCGCCTCAAGGAGGTCAGCGAGAAGCTCGATATCCCGCCGCTCAAGCCCGAACTGCGGTCGGTGGTGGATTGGGTCGCCAATTACACGCTGAGCCCGCGCGGCATGGTGCTGCGCATGTGCCTGCGCATGGGCGAGAATCTCGGCCCCGAGCGCGTGCGTCCCGGCGTGCGCCTGGTCGGCGATCCCCCGAAGAGGCTGACGCCGGCGCGAGCGCGCCTGATCGAGGTGCTGTCGGACCGGCTGCTGCACGGCAAGTCGGAGGCGGCGAAAGAGGCGGGCGTCTCCGCAGGCGTGATCGACGGCCTCGTCGACGAAGGCACGCTCACGGTCGAGCCGATGCCGCCGCCCGCACCACCACCCAGCCCCGATCCCGATTTTGGCCGTCCGGATTTCTCGCCGCTGCAGCGCGCCGGCGTGGACGCGATGCGCGCGCTCGCCGCCAATGGCAGCTTTCACGTCGCGCTGCTCGACGGCGTCACCGGTTCGGGCAAGACCGAGGTTTATTTCGAGGCCGTTGCCGAAACCATCCGTCGCGGCGGGCAATCGCTGATCCTGATGCCGGAGATCGCACTCACCGGCCAGTTCCTCGACCGCTTCGCGCAACGCTTCGGCGCGCGGCCGATCGAATGGCATTCGGAGCTGACGCCGCGCACCCGCGCCCGCAATTGGGCGGCGATCTCCGCAGGCACCGCCCCGGTCGTGGTCGGCGCACGCTCGGCGCTGTTTTTGCCCTACGCCAATCTCGGCCTGATCGTCGTCGATGAGGAGCACGACCAGGCCTACAAGCAGGACGAGGGCGTGCATTACCACGCCCGCGACATGGCGGTGGTGCGCGGGCATATCGCCAGGATCCCGGTCGTGCTGGCTTCCGCGACGCCGTCGGTCGAGTCGGAGGTCAATGCGCGCAAGAACCGCTATCAGCGCATCGCGCTGCCCTCGCGCTTCGGCGGGCAGCACATGCCGCATATCGAGGCCATCGACCTCAGGCGCGAGCCGCCCGCGCGCGGCCGCTATATCTCGCCGCGCTTGGCCTTCGAGATCAGAAAAGCGATCGAGAGGCGCGAGCAGGCGCTGCTGTTCCTCAACCGCCGCGGCTATGCGCCGCTGACGCTGTGCCGTGCCTGCGGCCATCGCTTCGCCTGCACCATTTGCGATGCCTGGCTGGTCGATCACCGTTTTCGCCAGCGCCTCGTCTGCCATCATTGCGGTTTCTCGATGCCGCGTCCGCATCTCTGCCCGAACTGTTCGGCGGAGGAATCGCTGGTGGCCGTCGGGCCCGGCGTCGAGCGTCTTCAGGAGGAAGCGGCGGCGCTGTTTCCGGACGCGCGCACCATGGTGCTGTCGAGCGATCTCATCACCTCGATCGAGACGATGCGCAGCGAGCTTGCCGAGATCGCGGAGGGCCGCGTCGACATCATCATCGGCACGCAGCTGGTGGCCAAGGGCCATAATTTCCCGCGGCTCAATCTGGTCGGCGTGGTCGATGCGGATCTCGGCCTCTCCAATGGCGATCCCCGCGCAGCGGAGCGCACCTGGCAATTGCTCAACCAGGTGATCGGCCGCGCCGGCCGCGAGCAGGGCCGCGGCATCGGCTATCTCCAGACCCACCAGCCCGATCATCCCGTGATGAAGGCGCTGATCGCCTGCGACCGCGAGGCCTTCTACGACAGCGAGATCGACCTGCGCGAGCGCACGCTGTATCCTCCGTTTGGCCGGCTCGCCAGCCTGATCATCTCCGCCGGCGACCGCCCGAGCGCCGAAGGCCTCGGCCGTCGCATCGTGGCACTCGCCCCGCGCGACGAGCGCGTCGTGGTGCTGGGACCGGCCGAAGCGCCGCTCGCCGTGATCAAGGGCCGCTACCGCTTCCGCATCCTGGTGAAATCAGCGCGCGGCTTCGACCTGTCGGACTATCTGCGCAACTGGCTCGCAGCCTGCCCGAAGCCGACCGGCAATCAGAAGCTCGAAGTGGATGTGGATCCGCAGAGCTTTTTGTAG
- a CDS encoding septal ring lytic transglycosylase RlpA family protein, whose amino-acid sequence MLSLKTLGSVTRPRTAIAFVAATLLIGATATEASAKSRHHRYHHHHRHHAQADTNVTSDWRNANASMTPSQGSGRSFSGMASYYGNESGSRTASGQRFNQNALTAAHRSLPFGTKLRVTHRGSSVIVTINDRGPFIRGRVLDLSTGAARAIGLTGAGVGRVTAEVVS is encoded by the coding sequence ATGCTGTCTTTGAAGACGCTGGGCTCTGTGACCCGGCCGCGTACGGCGATCGCTTTCGTTGCCGCAACTCTCCTGATCGGTGCCACCGCCACCGAAGCTTCCGCCAAATCCCGGCATCACCGGTATCATCATCATCACCGCCACCACGCCCAGGCCGATACCAACGTCACCTCCGATTGGCGCAACGCCAATGCGTCGATGACGCCGTCACAGGGCTCGGGCCGCAGCTTCTCCGGCATGGCCTCCTATTACGGCAATGAGTCCGGCAGCCGCACCGCCTCCGGCCAGCGCTTCAACCAGAACGCCTTGACCGCCGCACACCGCTCGCTGCCGTTCGGCACCAAGCTGCGCGTGACCCACCGCGGCTCGAGCGTCATCGTCACCATCAATGACCGCGGCCCGTTCATTCGTGGCCGGGTTCTCGACCTCTCCACGGGCGCTGCCCGCGCCATCGGCCTCACCGGCGCCGGCGTCGGCCGCGTCACCGCGGAAGTCGTCTCCTGA
- a CDS encoding F0F1 ATP synthase subunit gamma has translation MASLKDMRVRIASTKATQKITKAMQMVAASRLRRAQQAAEAARPYADKMSAVISNIASAAAGSPGAPALLAGTGKDQVHLLLVCTGERGLSGAFNSSIVRLARDRAQALMAQGKEVKFFCVGRKGYEQLRRLFDKQIVEHLDLRSVRQLGFVNAEDIARKVLARFENGEFDVCTLFYAQFKSVIAQIPTAQQIIPLVVEAKAANAPVTSYEYEPEEDELLSGLLPRNIAVQIFRALLENNASFYGAQMSSMDNATRNAGEMIRKQTQIYNRTRQAQITKELIEIISGAEAV, from the coding sequence ATGGCGTCACTTAAAGACATGCGCGTGCGCATCGCCTCCACCAAGGCGACGCAAAAGATCACCAAGGCCATGCAGATGGTCGCTGCGTCCAGGTTGCGCCGCGCCCAGCAGGCGGCCGAAGCCGCACGCCCCTATGCAGACAAGATGAGCGCGGTGATCTCCAACATCGCCAGCGCTGCCGCCGGTTCGCCCGGCGCGCCGGCGTTGCTGGCCGGCACCGGCAAGGACCAGGTTCACCTGCTGCTGGTCTGCACCGGCGAGCGCGGCCTGTCCGGCGCCTTCAACTCCTCGATCGTGCGCCTCGCCCGCGATCGTGCCCAGGCGCTGATGGCGCAGGGCAAGGAAGTCAAATTCTTCTGCGTCGGCCGCAAGGGCTATGAGCAGCTCCGCCGCCTGTTCGACAAGCAGATCGTCGAGCATCTCGATTTGCGCAGCGTTCGTCAGCTCGGTTTCGTCAACGCCGAGGACATCGCCAGGAAGGTGCTGGCCCGTTTCGAGAACGGCGAGTTCGACGTCTGCACGCTGTTCTACGCGCAGTTCAAGTCGGTGATCGCCCAGATCCCGACCGCGCAGCAGATCATTCCGCTGGTCGTGGAAGCGAAGGCCGCGAACGCGCCGGTGACGTCCTACGAATACGAGCCGGAGGAGGACGAACTCCTTTCGGGCCTGCTGCCGCGCAACATCGCGGTGCAGATCTTCCGCGCGCTGCTGGAGAACAACGCCTCGTTCTACGGCGCGCAGATGAGCTCGATGGACAACGCCACCCGCAACGCCGGCGAAATGATCCGCAAGCAAACCCAGATCTACAACCGAACCCGTCAAGCCCAGATCACCAAGGAGCTGATCGAGATCATCTCCGGCGCCGAGGCGGTCTGA
- a CDS encoding F0F1 ATP synthase subunit epsilon — translation MATFHFDLVSPEKLAFSGEVDQVDIPGVEGDFGVLAGHAPVVAAIRPGILTITAGGKHEKIIVLGGLAEVSEKGLTVLADVATSLAELDRAQFAATVSEMEEGLKEHEGGELDNAIERLDHFKSIQQQLSSTAMH, via the coding sequence ATGGCCACCTTCCACTTCGATCTCGTGTCTCCGGAAAAGCTCGCATTCTCGGGCGAGGTCGATCAGGTCGACATCCCCGGCGTCGAGGGTGATTTCGGCGTGCTGGCAGGACATGCGCCGGTCGTGGCTGCGATCCGTCCGGGCATCCTCACCATCACCGCCGGCGGCAAGCACGAGAAGATCATCGTGCTCGGCGGTCTCGCCGAAGTTTCCGAAAAGGGCCTGACCGTGCTCGCCGACGTCGCGACGTCGCTGGCCGAACTCGACCGCGCCCAGTTCGCTGCGACCGTCTCGGAAATGGAAGAAGGCTTGAAGGAGCATGAGGGCGGCGAGCTCGATAACGCCATCGAGCGGCTCGACCACTTCAAGAGCATCCAGCAGCAGCTCAGCTCCACGGCTATGCACTAA
- a CDS encoding adenylate/guanylate cyclase domain-containing protein, giving the protein MKRKIAAIFAADIAGYSRLVAEDEEQTLRRLASYREVIDDFIARAGGRIFNTAGDAVLAEFPSAVDAVRCAIDIQESLRTRNMAYPPSRQMSFRIGITIGDVVERNGDLLGDGVNIAARLEGLAEVGGICVSRAVHEQVANKLSVQFADIGAQEVKNIPTPVHAYMVAMRREDGSYATPQVKKAASKVAAAPVWMWPLVVAIVSVTAIGVSGFLYNTKLKQTASAAATPAVTPSATPAASVATPGPSPTQMAKAPMVPQNAGAAMAPMPAPSPSAAPMAGKFAADSVPFINERVRSFLAGDYSAAGDYKAFALNVGGFTGSALNQPNEEAARNMAIEQCQKRADAAQSPRRCELYVVGNTIVYAHGKPPMPPQPYFRHDAMTERVFVSKDFPMVREPQKVRLENMFVPAAKSRSVALGPGGQYFMVLGASSAEDAARRSLESCGAIAGVACLVVAIDDNFVVPVPTLFRITGFFNAATNASIVADARGEVVRKLGDAMGWNAVAVGTAGRPGLGLKAADEKAAVTSALADCAKRDSDCHVIALGPFTVGPIN; this is encoded by the coding sequence ATGAAGCGCAAGATCGCGGCGATTTTCGCGGCCGATATTGCCGGTTATTCGAGGCTGGTCGCGGAAGACGAAGAGCAAACGCTGCGGCGTCTGGCCTCCTATCGCGAGGTCATCGACGATTTCATCGCGAGGGCCGGCGGGCGCATCTTCAACACGGCGGGCGATGCCGTGCTCGCGGAATTTCCGAGCGCGGTCGATGCGGTGCGTTGCGCGATCGACATCCAGGAGTCGTTGCGGACCCGCAACATGGCCTATCCGCCGAGCCGGCAGATGTCGTTCCGCATCGGCATCACCATCGGCGACGTGGTCGAGCGCAACGGCGATCTGCTCGGCGACGGCGTCAACATCGCGGCGCGGCTGGAGGGGCTCGCCGAGGTCGGCGGCATCTGCGTCTCGCGCGCGGTGCACGAGCAGGTCGCCAACAAGCTCTCGGTGCAGTTCGCCGATATCGGCGCGCAGGAGGTCAAGAACATCCCGACGCCGGTGCATGCCTACATGGTGGCGATGCGGCGCGAGGACGGCAGCTACGCGACGCCGCAGGTGAAGAAGGCGGCTTCCAAGGTGGCCGCGGCCCCGGTGTGGATGTGGCCTCTGGTGGTCGCCATTGTCTCGGTCACGGCCATCGGTGTCAGCGGCTTTCTGTACAACACCAAGCTCAAGCAGACGGCGAGTGCTGCGGCAACGCCGGCCGTGACGCCAAGCGCAACACCGGCCGCAAGCGTCGCGACTCCAGGCCCGTCACCGACCCAAATGGCGAAGGCGCCGATGGTGCCGCAGAATGCCGGTGCTGCGATGGCCCCGATGCCTGCGCCGTCGCCATCGGCCGCGCCGATGGCCGGCAAGTTTGCGGCCGACAGCGTGCCTTTCATCAACGAGCGCGTCCGCAGCTTCCTCGCCGGCGATTATTCCGCCGCCGGCGACTACAAGGCTTTCGCCCTCAACGTCGGCGGCTTCACCGGCTCGGCGCTGAACCAGCCGAACGAGGAGGCCGCGCGCAACATGGCGATCGAGCAGTGCCAGAAGCGCGCCGATGCCGCGCAATCGCCGCGGCGCTGCGAGCTCTATGTGGTCGGCAACACCATCGTCTACGCGCACGGCAAGCCGCCGATGCCGCCGCAGCCCTACTTCAGGCACGACGCCATGACCGAACGGGTGTTCGTCTCGAAGGACTTTCCGATGGTGCGCGAGCCGCAAAAGGTGCGGCTCGAGAACATGTTCGTGCCGGCGGCGAAATCCCGCTCGGTCGCGCTCGGTCCGGGTGGACAATATTTCATGGTGCTGGGCGCATCATCCGCCGAAGATGCCGCGCGCCGTTCACTGGAATCCTGCGGCGCGATTGCCGGCGTGGCGTGCCTCGTGGTCGCGATCGACGACAATTTCGTCGTGCCGGTCCCGACGCTGTTTCGGATCACCGGCTTCTTCAATGCCGCCACCAACGCCTCGATCGTGGCAGACGCGCGCGGCGAGGTCGTGCGCAAGCTCGGTGACGCCATGGGCTGGAACGCCGTTGCGGTCGGCACCGCGGGTCGGCCGGGTCTCGGCCTGAAAGCCGCCGACGAGAAGGCCGCCGTCACCTCCGCACTCGCCGACTGCGCCAAGCGCGACAGCGATTGCCACGTCATCGCGCTCGGCCCGTTCACGGTGGGACCGATCAATTAG
- a CDS encoding RNA pyrophosphohydrolase yields the protein MARYEDLPYRTCVGVMLINTEGLVFIGRRAGGIEHVDDTHVWQMPQGGVDPGEDTWDAARRELYEETSVRSVERLGEVPDWLTYDIPRTVAGRAWKGRYRGQRQKWFAVRFTGKDSEINVERPGGGGHKAEFVSWRWEPMKNLTGLIIPFKRPVYERVVQEFSALAEQ from the coding sequence ATGGCGCGTTACGAGGATCTGCCCTACCGGACCTGCGTCGGCGTGATGCTGATCAACACAGAAGGCCTGGTGTTCATCGGCCGCCGCGCCGGCGGCATCGAGCACGTCGACGACACCCACGTCTGGCAGATGCCGCAAGGCGGCGTCGATCCCGGCGAGGACACCTGGGACGCCGCCAGGCGCGAGCTCTATGAGGAGACCAGCGTGCGCTCGGTGGAGCGGCTCGGCGAGGTCCCGGACTGGCTCACTTACGACATTCCGCGCACGGTCGCCGGGCGCGCCTGGAAGGGCCGCTACCGCGGCCAGCGCCAGAAATGGTTCGCAGTGCGCTTCACCGGCAAGGACAGCGAGATCAATGTCGAGCGGCCCGGCGGCGGCGGCCACAAGGCCGAGTTCGTGAGCTGGCGCTGGGAGCCGATGAAGAACCTGACCGGGCTGATCATTCCCTTCAAGCGCCCGGTCTATGAGCGCGTGGTGCAGGAATTTTCCGCGCTGGCGGAGCAATAA
- the atpA gene encoding F0F1 ATP synthase subunit alpha: MDIRAAEISAILKDQIKNFGQEAEVSEVGQVLSVGDGIARVYGLDNVQAGEMVEFENGTRGMALNLETDNVGVVIFGGDREIKEGQTVKRTRAIVDAPVGKGLLGRVVDGLGNPIDGKGPIQADKRMRVDVKAPGIIPRKSVNEPMATGLKAIDALIPIGRGQRELIIGDRQTGKTAIALDTILNQKPLNAQPDENIKLYCVYVAVGQKRSTVAQFVKVLEEQGALEYSIVVAATASDPAPMQYIAPFTGCTMGEYFRDNGMHAVIIYDDLSKQAVAYRQMSLLLRRPPGREAYPGDVFYLHSRLLERAAKLNKDQGSGSLTALPVIETQANDVSAYIPTNVISITDGQIFLETDLFFQGIRPAVNVGLSVSRVGSSAQTKATKKVAGKIKGELAQYREMAAFAQFGSDLDASTQRLLNRGSRLTELLKQPQFSPLKMEEQVCVIWAGTNGYLDPLPVSKVRAFEDGLLSLLRGKNADILNSIRDTRDLTDDTAAKLKSVVEGYAKSFA; the protein is encoded by the coding sequence ATGGACATCCGCGCCGCGGAAATTTCCGCGATCCTCAAGGACCAGATCAAGAATTTCGGCCAGGAAGCTGAAGTCTCCGAAGTCGGACAGGTGCTGTCCGTCGGCGACGGTATCGCCCGCGTCTACGGTCTGGACAACGTCCAGGCCGGCGAAATGGTCGAGTTCGAGAACGGCACCCGCGGCATGGCGCTGAACCTCGAAACCGACAACGTCGGCGTCGTGATCTTCGGCGGCGACCGTGAGATCAAGGAAGGCCAGACCGTCAAGCGCACCCGCGCCATCGTGGACGCGCCGGTCGGCAAGGGCCTGCTCGGCCGCGTCGTCGACGGTCTCGGTAACCCGATCGACGGCAAGGGCCCGATCCAGGCCGACAAGCGCATGCGCGTCGACGTCAAGGCGCCCGGCATCATTCCCCGCAAATCGGTGAACGAGCCGATGGCGACCGGCCTCAAGGCGATCGACGCCCTGATCCCGATCGGCCGTGGCCAGCGCGAACTGATCATCGGCGACCGTCAGACCGGCAAGACCGCGATCGCGCTCGACACCATCCTGAACCAGAAGCCGCTCAACGCGCAGCCCGACGAGAACATCAAGCTGTACTGCGTCTACGTCGCGGTCGGCCAGAAGCGTTCGACCGTCGCCCAGTTCGTGAAGGTGCTGGAAGAGCAGGGCGCGCTCGAATATTCGATCGTCGTCGCCGCGACCGCGTCGGATCCCGCGCCGATGCAGTACATCGCGCCGTTCACCGGCTGCACCATGGGCGAGTATTTCCGCGACAACGGCATGCACGCTGTCATCATCTATGACGATCTGTCCAAGCAGGCCGTCGCCTACCGCCAGATGTCGCTGCTGCTGCGCCGCCCGCCGGGCCGCGAAGCCTATCCCGGCGACGTGTTCTATCTGCACTCCCGCCTGCTCGAGCGCGCGGCGAAGCTGAACAAGGACCAGGGCTCGGGCTCGCTGACGGCGCTGCCGGTCATCGAAACCCAGGCCAACGACGTGTCGGCCTACATTCCGACCAACGTCATCTCGATCACCGACGGCCAGATCTTCCTGGAAACCGACCTGTTCTTCCAGGGCATCCGTCCCGCGGTGAACGTCGGTCTGTCGGTGTCGCGCGTCGGCTCTTCGGCGCAGACCAAGGCCACCAAGAAGGTCGCCGGCAAGATCAAGGGCGAGCTGGCGCAGTACCGCGAAATGGCGGCGTTCGCGCAGTTCGGCTCCGACCTCGACGCCTCGACCCAGCGCCTGCTGAATCGCGGCTCGCGCCTGACCGAGCTCCTGAAGCAGCCGCAGTTCTCGCCGCTGAAGATGGAAGAGCAGGTTTGCGTGATCTGGGCCGGCACCAACGGCTATCTCGATCCGCTGCCGGTCAGCAAGGTGCGCGCCTTCGAGGACGGTCTGCTGTCGCTGCTGCGCGGCAAGAATGCCGACATCCTCAATTCGATCCGCGATACCCGCGACCTCACCGACGACACCGCTGCCAAGCTGAAGTCGGTGGTCGAAGGTTACGCGAAGAGCTTCGCTTAA